In Hahella sp. KA22, one genomic interval encodes:
- a CDS encoding ABC transporter substrate-binding protein yields MLVKAFRALGLLSAFTFTLSVNAGDVRAAEPTVMSVNQCVDQMMGYLAPENLVSVTWLSHQPSELEIASTLREIPANFGFIEQVLELRPDIVMAGQYGASSLKPLVRKFNMRWVEIPLPQSLDDLASSWSLMGEAVRKPGQAAAIVSELRAYFARVHERIADKQVRALILNANGWIAGEGNFQDAFLDAIGVINVASEQGVQGWGQVDLETLVRWRPDLLLMVSNSYDSEALATNWVEHPLLKRRPSRFEPLYIPADWLSCGTPAMTLAAQKVADHILTQERKASGSETADDL; encoded by the coding sequence ATGTTGGTTAAGGCTTTTCGGGCCCTGGGATTGCTATCAGCGTTTACTTTCACACTTTCCGTCAACGCGGGCGATGTTCGCGCGGCTGAGCCGACGGTCATGTCGGTCAACCAGTGCGTTGATCAAATGATGGGGTATCTCGCCCCGGAAAATCTGGTGTCGGTCACCTGGCTCAGTCATCAGCCCTCTGAGCTGGAAATTGCGTCGACGTTGCGTGAGATTCCCGCCAATTTTGGTTTTATCGAGCAAGTGCTGGAACTCCGGCCGGATATCGTGATGGCGGGTCAGTATGGCGCGTCTTCGCTTAAGCCGCTGGTGCGGAAGTTCAATATGCGTTGGGTGGAGATTCCCTTACCGCAATCCCTCGATGATTTGGCGTCAAGCTGGAGCCTTATGGGGGAAGCCGTTCGCAAACCCGGGCAGGCTGCGGCGATTGTAAGCGAGCTGAGGGCCTATTTCGCCAGGGTTCACGAACGTATAGCGGACAAGCAAGTCAGGGCGCTGATTCTGAACGCCAATGGCTGGATAGCTGGCGAGGGTAATTTCCAGGACGCCTTTCTGGACGCCATCGGCGTGATTAATGTGGCGAGCGAGCAGGGCGTGCAAGGTTGGGGGCAAGTGGATCTGGAGACGCTGGTGCGCTGGCGGCCGGATTTATTGCTCATGGTCAGCAACAGCTATGACAGCGAGGCGTTGGCGACGAATTGGGTGGAGCATCCTTTATTGAAGCGCCGTCCTTCCCGTTTCGAACCTTTGTATATCCCCGCTGACTGGCTCTCCTGTGGAACGCCCGCCATGACGCTGGCGGCCCAAAAAGTAGCGGATCATATACTGACGCAAGAGCGTAAAGCGTCCGGGTCGGAGACTGCGGATGACTTATAA
- a CDS encoding PLP-dependent aminotransferase family protein, which yields MSKKRYEEVADAVAGRIRQGMYAVGERIPGTRDLVEHFSVSVSTIMAAQRLLERQGWVEARPRSGYYVRRRNQNGLAELEAALPKVTGFEGAPTLVDTQQTIMSLVQATQSSKGMNFAMAAPATQFLPAAAMEKAFRAALRGPSEDIEAYSFPPGALRLREAIAQRMKDAWCDLEPDDILITNGCHEALTLALRAVTQPGDVVAVESPTYFGLLQVIDALGLKALEIPADPKSGLSLEALQLALELWPVKACVAMPNFSNPLGCLMPDERKEQLVRLLEVRGVPLIENDIYGELGFSGLRPRAAKSYDRAGGVLYCSSFSKSIAPGLRVGWMAPGRWRTRVGYLKFASTLACPSLPQMAVAHYLAQADFDRHLRRMRHEFAVHVERMTTAVLRYFPAGVRVSQPAGGFVLWVELEEDCDTVALYRKALAAGVSIAPGTLFSGDGDKYRHCLRLNCAAPWTAEAEDAIRQLGVWLRAG from the coding sequence ATGAGCAAAAAGCGATACGAGGAAGTGGCTGACGCTGTGGCGGGACGTATCCGTCAGGGTATGTACGCGGTGGGAGAGCGTATACCGGGCACCCGGGATTTGGTGGAGCACTTCAGCGTCAGCGTGTCCACCATCATGGCGGCGCAACGTCTGCTAGAGAGGCAGGGTTGGGTGGAGGCGCGGCCGCGATCCGGTTATTACGTGCGCCGTCGCAATCAGAATGGTTTGGCCGAACTGGAGGCGGCGTTGCCCAAGGTGACCGGATTTGAAGGCGCGCCCACCCTGGTGGACACGCAGCAGACCATCATGAGTCTGGTGCAGGCGACCCAATCGTCCAAGGGTATGAATTTCGCCATGGCGGCGCCGGCGACGCAGTTTTTGCCGGCGGCGGCGATGGAAAAAGCGTTCCGGGCCGCGTTGCGCGGGCCCAGTGAAGACATTGAAGCGTATAGTTTTCCTCCTGGCGCGTTGCGTTTGCGTGAGGCCATTGCGCAACGCATGAAGGACGCCTGGTGCGATCTGGAGCCAGACGACATTCTCATCACTAATGGATGCCATGAAGCACTGACTCTGGCGTTGAGGGCGGTGACGCAGCCCGGAGATGTGGTGGCGGTGGAGTCGCCTACTTACTTTGGGTTGTTGCAAGTCATTGATGCGCTTGGACTAAAGGCGCTGGAAATTCCCGCCGACCCGAAAAGCGGGCTCAGCCTGGAGGCGCTGCAACTGGCGTTGGAGCTGTGGCCGGTCAAAGCCTGCGTGGCCATGCCCAACTTTAGCAATCCTCTTGGATGTCTGATGCCGGATGAGCGCAAGGAACAGTTGGTGCGCTTGCTGGAAGTCCGAGGCGTTCCTTTGATCGAAAATGATATCTACGGCGAGCTGGGCTTTTCCGGCCTGCGTCCGCGCGCGGCGAAGAGTTATGACCGTGCCGGCGGCGTGCTGTATTGCTCGTCGTTTTCCAAATCAATCGCCCCCGGTTTGCGGGTGGGATGGATGGCTCCAGGGCGCTGGCGGACGCGGGTCGGTTACCTGAAATTCGCCAGCACCCTGGCCTGCCCAAGCTTGCCGCAGATGGCGGTGGCGCATTATCTGGCGCAAGCGGATTTCGACCGCCATCTGCGGCGTATGCGCCATGAGTTCGCGGTGCATGTGGAGCGCATGACGACGGCGGTGCTGCGGTATTTTCCCGCAGGCGTACGGGTATCGCAGCCGGCGGGTGGGTTTGTATTGTGGGTGGAGCTGGAGGAGGACTGCGATACGGTTGCGTTGTATCGCAAAGCGCTGGCCGCTGGCGTGAGCATTGCGCCGGGAACTCTGTTCAGCGGCGACGGCGACAAGTACAGACATTGCCTGCGGCTCAATTGCGCGGCGCCCTGGACGGCGGAGGCGGAAGACGCGATCCGCCAGTTGGGCGTTTGGCTGCGCGCGGGCTAA
- the ilvE gene encoding branched-chain-amino-acid transaminase, which produces MQAAASPIPYCWLNGAIVPAAEAAISVYDHGLLYGDGVFEGLRFYQRTPFRIERHLQRLQDSAAALGITLPYDANALREGVSALISRYGGESGYLRLVVTRGPGNLGLNPRNCATPNVFILADQLSMASSEAQEKGLKLIIASVRRTVGAGLDPRVKSLNYLTSILARMEANVAGADEALLLNERGQVAEASAENLFIVRHGRLLTPPTSDGALAGVTRSVIMELAQASNIPVSERTLTPYDLYTADECFLTGSGAGLLSVAEVDGRPLRTSPGEVLQRLRQAFAALIAQECGA; this is translated from the coding sequence ATGCAAGCCGCCGCCTCCCCTATCCCGTATTGCTGGCTGAACGGAGCCATTGTTCCCGCAGCGGAAGCGGCGATTTCCGTCTACGATCACGGTCTGTTGTATGGGGACGGGGTCTTTGAGGGGCTGCGCTTCTATCAACGTACGCCCTTTCGCATAGAGCGACATCTGCAGCGTCTGCAGGACTCCGCCGCCGCCCTGGGAATCACCCTTCCTTATGACGCCAACGCCTTACGCGAGGGAGTCAGCGCGTTGATAAGCCGTTATGGCGGCGAGAGCGGTTATCTGCGGCTGGTGGTCACCCGTGGCCCCGGCAACCTGGGCTTGAATCCGCGTAACTGCGCCACGCCGAATGTGTTCATTCTGGCGGATCAGCTCAGCATGGCCTCCAGCGAGGCGCAGGAGAAAGGGCTCAAACTGATCATCGCCAGCGTACGTCGCACCGTAGGGGCGGGACTGGACCCCAGAGTGAAAAGCCTCAACTACCTGACCTCGATCCTGGCGCGCATGGAAGCCAATGTCGCCGGCGCTGATGAAGCCTTGTTGCTGAACGAACGCGGTCAGGTGGCGGAAGCCTCAGCGGAAAACCTGTTTATCGTCCGCCATGGACGCTTGCTGACGCCTCCAACCAGCGACGGCGCGCTGGCGGGAGTAACCCGCTCGGTAATCATGGAGCTGGCTCAGGCCAGCAACATTCCTGTCAGTGAGCGCACGCTCACCCCTTACGATCTGTATACGGCGGATGAATGCTTCCTGACCGGCAGCGGCGCAGGGCTCTTATCCGTCGCGGAGGTGGACGGACGTCCCCTCCGCACATCGCCCGGCGAGGTTCTACAACGCCTGCGCCAGGCTTTCGCCGCCTTGATTGCTCAGGAGTGCGGCGCTTAA
- a CDS encoding putative solute-binding protein: protein MTACLRRALLGLFLGVAALTAQAAEQRSYCVFDPLGAAGPVYNLMKATRIQALNWGYDLELNAYTDEKIAADDFRAGQCDAVLLTDVRARDFNRFTGTLVALGAIPGYGELKTILQTLAQPKAAKLMTSGDFEVAGLLPAGAVYVLVRDRRVNSVQTIQGKKIAAFDYDPAAVTMVRHVGGSVVGATPSSFAGKFNNGSVDVAYAPAIAYQPLELYKGVEPDGGVYSYSFAQMTYQVLVRKDRFKADFAQKAREHFQGRFDELMEMVRKAEAEIPAKVWIHPNQEEATGFNNMLKEVRIALKQDGAYDPKALQLMLKVRCHSDPANAECVDGRE from the coding sequence ATGACAGCATGCCTTCGTCGTGCGTTGCTGGGGCTATTCCTGGGCGTCGCCGCACTCACCGCGCAAGCGGCTGAGCAACGCAGCTATTGCGTTTTTGACCCTCTCGGGGCCGCCGGCCCTGTGTATAACCTGATGAAAGCCACTCGTATCCAGGCCCTGAACTGGGGCTATGATCTGGAATTGAATGCTTACACCGACGAAAAAATCGCAGCTGACGACTTTCGCGCGGGCCAATGTGACGCGGTATTACTGACGGACGTCAGGGCGCGGGACTTCAACCGCTTTACGGGAACCCTGGTGGCGCTGGGCGCGATTCCGGGATACGGTGAGCTGAAGACGATTCTGCAGACGCTGGCGCAGCCGAAGGCCGCCAAACTGATGACCAGTGGCGATTTTGAAGTCGCCGGGCTGCTGCCCGCGGGCGCAGTGTATGTGCTGGTGCGGGATCGCCGCGTTAACAGCGTGCAGACGATTCAGGGCAAGAAAATCGCTGCCTTTGATTATGATCCTGCGGCGGTGACCATGGTGCGCCATGTGGGCGGCTCCGTAGTGGGCGCCACGCCCTCCAGCTTCGCCGGTAAGTTCAATAACGGCAGCGTCGATGTCGCCTATGCTCCCGCGATCGCCTATCAGCCTTTGGAGCTATATAAGGGCGTAGAGCCGGATGGGGGCGTGTATTCATATAGTTTTGCGCAGATGACCTATCAGGTGCTGGTGCGGAAAGATCGCTTCAAGGCGGATTTCGCCCAGAAAGCGCGAGAGCATTTCCAGGGACGCTTTGATGAGCTGATGGAGATGGTGCGTAAGGCGGAGGCGGAAATACCCGCGAAAGTATGGATACATCCCAATCAGGAGGAGGCCACCGGGTTTAACAATATGCTCAAAGAAGTGCGCATTGCATTGAAGCAGGATGGGGCTTATGACCCCAAGGCCCTGCAACTCATGCTGAAGGTGCGGTGTCATAGTGACCCCGCCAACGCCGAATGCGTTGACGGGCGCGAGTGA